The genome window GCGGAAGGGCTCGACGGCAAAACTGCGCAGCAGCAGCACGACCAGGATGACCGGAAAGAAGGAGCGCGAAAACTCGACGGCCCAGTTGCCCTTCTCGCTACCGGCCGCGCGCCGCCGCGGCGCAAAGACCAGCACGTCCAGCAGATAGATGACGCCGGTCACCAGCGCGGCGACCGTAAGAATGACCGCGAAATCCCAATGGAAATCGCTCAGGAAGACTTCCACAGGGCTACCTCCTATCAACGTTGAGTATGGCGAGGAAGGCCGACTGCGGGATCTCGACGTTGCCAACCTGCTTCATGCGCTTCTTACCTTCCTTCTGCTTCTCCAGAAGCTTGCGCTTGCGCGAGACGTCGCCGCCGTAGCACTTGGCCGTCACATTCTTGCGCAACGCCTTGACAGTGGTGCGCGCGAGAATGCGCGAGCCGATGGCCGCCTGGATGGCGACATCGAACATCTGCCGCGGGATCAGCTCCTGCATGCGCTCGCAGAGGCCGCGTCCTCGGTCATAGGCCATGTCGCGATGGCAGATCGTCGACAGCGCATCGACGCGCTCGCCATTGACGAGCACGTCCAGCCGCACTAGCTCGGCCACCGCGAAATGCTTGAAGTCGTACTCGAAGCTGGCGTAGCCGCGCGAAACGCTCTTCAGGCGATCGAAGAAGTCGAGTACCACCTCGGCCAGCGGCATATCCACCACCATCTGCACCTGACTGCCGTGGTAGTGCAGCTCCGGCTCGCCAGCGCGCTTCTCCATGCAGAGCTGCATGACCGCGCCGATGCAGCGCTCCGGCATGAGGATGCGGGCGGTGATAATGGGCTCGCGCAGCTCCATAATCAGACCGCTGTCGGGCAGCTCTGCCGGGTTCTGCACGCTCTTCGTCGAACCATCGTGCAGAGCGCACTCATAGACCACCGAAGGCGCGGTGGTGATGAGATCAATGTTGTACTCACGCTCCAATCGCTCCTGCACGATCTCCATGTGCAGCATGCCCAGGAAGCCACAGCGGAAGCCGAAGCCGAGGGCCGTTGAACTCTCCGGCTCGTAGGACAGCGCGGAGTCGTTCAGGCGCAGCTTGGACAGCGCATCGCGCAATTCCTCGAAGTCGTCCGAGGACACCGGAAAGATGCCGGCGAAGACGCGCGGCTGAATCTCTCGGAAACCAGGTAGGCGCTTGTCGCAGGGATGACGCGCATCGGTCAGGGTATCGCCCACCGGCGCGCCGTCGATATCCTTGATACCGGCGACGACGAAACCTACCTCGCCGGTTTCCAGAGCATCCAGCTCGTTGCGCTTGGGGGTGTTGCGGCCAAGCATGCTGATCTCGTGATCACGACCGGTGGCCATCACCCGGATGCGCTGCCCCTTGGACAGGCGCCCGTTGACCACGCGCACCAGCGAAATCACGCCCAGATAGTTGTCGAACCAGGAGTCGATGATCAGCGCCTGCACCGGTGCCTCGGCACTGCCCTCGGGCGGCGGCACCTTCTCCACCAGCGACTCCAGTACCTCCGTCACGCCCTCGCCGGTCTTCGCGGAGATGCGCAGCGCATCGCGCGCCTCGATGCCGATGATGTCCTCAATCTCGGTGATGACCCGCTCGCAGTCCGCGTTGGGCAGATCCACCTTATTCAGGACCGTAATCACTTCCAGATCCTGGTCGACGGCCGTGTAGCAGTTGGCCACGGTCTGCGCCTCCACGCCCTGCGACGCGTCCACGATGAGCAACGCGCCTTCACAGGACGCCAGCGAGCGCGAGACCTCGTAGGAGAAGTCGACATGCCCCGGCGTGTCGATCAGATTGAGCTGGTATTCGATGCCATCGCGCGCCGTGAAGTGCAGCGTGATCGCCTGCGACTTGATGGTGATGCCGCGCTCGCGCTCGATCGGATTATTGTCGAGCACCTGCTCCTGCATCTCGCGCTCTTCCAGCCCGTGACAGAGCTGGATGAATCGATCAGCCAGCGTCGACTTGCCGTGATCGATATGCGCGATGATCGAGAAGTTGCGAATGCGTGTCTGCTGCATGGGATCCCACGGCACCGGGGGCGCCAAAATAGCCTGCGATTATACGCACGCGACCGCTACCGGCCGCGCCGGCGTCAGCTGTCGCGCCCCATCCGCACCGCCAGCGGCTCACAGGCCAAACGATCGAAGCACACCCGGCATACTTCCCGGTCAGATTCATCGAGAAGCACCGGTATCGTGCCCCCGAAACGCTGCCTGAGCGCGGGATCCCGGTCGACGTTCAGGCGCGGAAGCTCTATCCCCGGAAAGGCTGCGTGCCACTCGGCGTGGAACTCGTCACAGAGGTCGCAGCCCGGCCGCGTCAGCAAGCAGGGGCCATTCACTCCGGGATACGCACGGCGATGAAGAGCGGTGAGCCACCGCGCTGCACCAGAAACGGCACAGAGCGACCAGGAGTCTGACGCTCGACCAGCTCGCTCAAGCGAGAGGCGGAATCGACTTCGCTCCCGGCCACGCTCAGGATGATGTCATTACGGCGAATGCCGGCGGCAGCCGCCGGCCCCTCGCGGACCTCGACCACGCGCACGCCGCTGCCCATGACACCGGCGTCCTCGCGCTCGACATCGCTGAGCGGCTGAACACGCATACCCAGCACGCCCGCATCTACCGGCGGCTTCGGCTTGGGCGCGGCGTCGTCGCGCACAGCCGATTCCTCAAGGCGCCCCACGGTGACTTCCAGGCTGCGGCGATCGCCGTCGCGCAGCAGCTCGACCTCGGCCTCGCTGCCCGGCTTGCTCGCGCCCACCAGCGCCGGCAACGCCGCCGAGCGCGGCACCTTCTCACCATCGAAGCGGAGGATGACATCGCCCTCGCGGATGCCCGCGTCGGCGGCGGGGCCGTCCGGCAGCACGCGTGTGACCAGCGCCCCGCGCGGCCGATCGAGACCGAAGGACATCGCCAAGTCGCGCGTGACCTCCTGGATCACCACGCCCAGCCAGCCGCGCGCGACGCTGCCTTCGTCGCGGAGCTGCTCGGCGACACTGATCGCCATGTCGATCGGGATGGCGAAGGAAATGCCCTGGAAGCCGCCGGTCTGGCTGTAGATCTGCGAGTTGATGCCCACGACCTCACCATTCAGATTGAACAGTGGCCCGCCGCTGTTGCCCTGATTGATCGCCACGTCCGTCTGGATGAAGGGCACGTACTGGCCGCTCGACAGGCTGCGCCCCTTGGCAGAGACGATACCGGCGGTGACGGTCTGCTCGAAGCCGAAGGGCGAACCAATAGCCACGACCCAGTTGCCGACTTCCAGCGCTTCGCTGTTACCAATGCGCACGGGCTGAACGTTGTCGGCATCGAGCTTTAGCAGAGCCAGATCGGAACGCTCGTCCGAGCCCACAACCTCGGCTTCCAGCTCACGCCGGTCGGCCAGGCGCACGATGATCTCGTCGGCATTACGCACGACGTGATGATTGGTCAGGACATAGTCATCCCACAGCACGAAGCCGGAACCCAGCGAACGCGAGGGCCGGTCTGCCCCCTCATCGCCGAAACGGTCGCGGAACCAATCTCCGAAAGGCGATTCCTCAAGCCCGAAAGGCAGCCCTCCGGATGCCGCGTCGCCATTGCTCCGGCTGATCGTCGCGATGTTGACCACCGATGGGCCGGCGTCGCGGGCGATATCCGAAAAATCGGGCAGCCCGGAGGTCGTCGGCTCGGAGGACGAGCAGGCAGCCAGCGTCAGAGCCGCTGCCGCTGCGAGGCAAGCATTGCGTGCGCGCAAGATATCTCCCAATTTCAGTATTCGTCGTTGAGGCGCGGGCAACTGTCCGCGCCGAAGCGGTCGCGCCGGAGCACGACGGGACGGAACTGGCTGGCATCCACCGATTCGCTCTTCCAGCGGACATAGAGCAGGCCGCCAGCCAGCCCCGCCACGGCGAAGGCTGCCACCAGCAGATCGCCGGCGCCCAGGCCCAGGCGCGCGACCGCGCCCATGCCGATCATGCCGACCAGGGGCATCAGATAGACCATGACCGAGGCACGCAGCAGTGCATCGCTGCCGATGCCGACAACCACCGGATCGCCGGACTGCAGGTCCGCGATCTTCGTGGTCACCGGAATCGCATGTCGCCTGTGCCGGCCGAGGCGGCCGAGCAGGCCACCGCCACAGCCACGGCCCTCGGCGCAGCGCTTGCAGTTACCCATGTTCAGCGCCTGCACATAGACCTGGTCGGCGTCGATGCGCGTGACGATAGCGCGCTCTTCAATCATCGCCAGCTTCTCCGACAGGCTCCGGCAATGGCTCGAAGGCAGCTGCCGTGTCGCTTTGCGCCGACTCCAGGCTCAAGCGGTCGACCACCCATTGCACAGTGACCGCCGGCACCTCGCCGACTACCGTGACCTGATGGCCATCGATGACGCGGGAGGCAACGTTGAGCGCTCCCATTCGGGAACTCTGCGGCGCCATGTCGTCCAGCCGACCGTCGGCCGCATTCGCGCCATAGACCGAGATGGTGGCCAAGCCGTCGGAAAACAGGAAATGTTCCACCGGCACGCGATCGTCTGCACCCTTGCGCACCGAGTGGGAAATCTTGCGGAAGCCGGGCGGCGACTCGCGCAGCGACCAGCGCGCCGGGACACGCAACCGCGGCGATTCGTCGGCGTGGCGGATAACGCGATAGTCGTCGCTCGCCGAATCGCGCTCGAAGCGCGCATCGTCGAAATGCTCGCCGAAGGTAATGTCGGTGAACATCATCTCCTCGATGCGTTCGCCGTCGGGGTTCAACACGATCACGCGTAATGGCAGGCTGGTTTCGGCATCGAGCCAGTACTCGTAGCCGTAGCGCATGTCATCGCGCGGAGAAACACGCACGCCCTCGCACATCCGGCCGGCGATGCGCTTCTCCCCGAGATGTTCGAAGCGGTAGCGATCGGCCATGGCCGTGATGTTGTCCTGCCGCAGCGAAGGCAGCAGACTCGCTGCTTGGTGCGCGCGGCGATCAACGGTGATGATCTTCTGCTCCGGCAGGACGCAGATCACTTCCTCGTTGTTGCGGTAGATCTCGCGCGCGTCACCGGTCAACGAACTGAGTCGCTCACGCACCTCACCGTTGCGGAACTCATGCAGCACACGCAGCGTTTCCATGCGCGCATCACTGCTATAAACCACGGTTCCGGAATAGGTCTGCGTGCGGACCGCCTCGCTCATCCGGGCAATGAGCTCCGCCGGCTCCGGGCTCTCGGCCCAGCCCCACAGCGGCAGCCCGAGAAGGACGAGAAAGCCGAGCTGGCGCCGCATCATCGCGGCTGGGCGCTTGGAATGTCCGCGTTGTGCGCGGCGTAGCGCGCGTAACCGAGCGGGCCGCCGATGCCTTGGGCCGAACGATGGCTCGCGTACTCGATGAAATAGGTATTGAGGATTTCTTCGCGCACCCTGTGCGCGGGCTCGCCGGCGGCGAGCCGGGTCTGCGTCGTGGAGCTACTACTAGACTGCTCCGCAACGGCTCCGTCGTCGGCAACGCGGGCAACCACGGCACCGCCGGCTACGTCTGCGGCCGGCTGCAGTGGCGCGCCTTCCTGCATCACCGTGGGTAGCAGCAAGACAGCCAGCGCAATGCTCGCAGCGGCCGCCAGTCCGGTAGCGGGTAGCGCCCAGCGGCGGCGCATTCGGCGTTGCTCGCGCGCCGCACCGAGGCTGGACACGCGGGGCCGAAGCGGCTCGGCATCGATGGCGGCACGTACGCCGCCGAGAATGCTGCCGGGGCTACTGCCCTGGCCGCGCATGCCCGCGCCGATAGCGCTCCAGCGAGCCGCAGTACCGGCGGCCCCAGGCTCCCGGTCGAGAGCCTCAATCAGGGTGTCGATTTCGTCAGGCGCCAGCTCGCCGTCGAGTAGTGCCGAGAAAAGCTCGTCGTTCTGCTGCATGCCGCCTAAATCCTCGCTGAACACGCGAATACGCATGATGATGTCAGATATACCACGCTGCCGCGATAAAGTTCCGTCGCCCCGGCCATTCAGCCGCTGCGCTGGGATGGCTTGTCGATGAGCGGTGCCAGCACCTCGTCTACCACGGCGCGCGCCCGGAAGATTCGCGAGCGCACGGTACCGATGGGGCAATCCATGGCCTCGGCGATCTCCTCGTAGGACAGGCCCTCCAGCTCGCGCAGGGTGATGGCCTGCTTGAGATCCGGTGGCAATTCGTCGATGGCGTTGATGACCGCCTGCTGGATCTCGCCGGTGAGCAGCTGAGCCTCGGGGGTGTCGATGTCGCTCATCTGCTCGGTATGACCGTAGAGCTCGGCATCCTGAGCGTCGATGTCCTGGGCCTGCGGGCGGCGCTTGCGCGAAACGAGCTGATTCTTCGCCGTGTTGATGGCGATGCGGTAGAGCCAGGTGTAGAAGGCCGAGTCGCCCTTGAACTTGGGCAGCGCCCGGTAAGCCTTGATGAAGGCCTCCTGTGCAACGTCGGGGGCATCACCCTCGCCCACGAAGCGCGAGACGAGCTGCACCACCTTCGCCTGGTGGCGCATGACGAGCAGATCGAAGGCGCGCGGTTGCCCGTCCTGCGCGCGTCGCACCAGCTCTTCGTCTAGTAGTTCTTCGGTCATTTAGGCGCGGTTCACGGTGCGCGCGACCCGCGCATCAACGTGTTACAGGACATGTCAGACTGCACGACCAAAAACCCCGGTATCGTGCCGGCGGAGTGTAGCAAGTCGCAGGCCGGCGCCCGACCCGGCCGCCCATGGGGATATCTCGATCGTGCAGAAAGCTGAAGTGCTCATCCTGGGCAGCGGCGCGGCAGGACTGGCCTGCGCGCTCCGTCTCGCGGAACAAGGGGTACGCAGCACCGTAGTCTCCAAGACCGAGCTGTGTTCCGGCGCCACGCTCTGGGCACAGGGTGGCATATCGGCCGTGCTGGACGCGGCGGACTCGCTGGAGTCGCATGTCGCCGACACCGTCCAGGCCGGCGGCGGGCTTTGCGACCCGGAGCTGGTGCGCCGAGTAGTCGCGCGCGGTCCCGCCTGCATCGAGTGGCTGGTCGAACGCGGGGTGGTCTTCACTCCCGACGAAACCGGAGGCGACGGCCGACTGCACCTGACGCGCGAAGGCGGGCATTCCTTCCGCCGCATCGTGCACGCCGCCGACGCCACCGGCGCTGCCGTGGCCACGACACTGGCCGATCTCGTGCTGGCGGAACCGCTGATCACGGTCCGCGAGAATGCCTTCGCCGTGGACCTCATCCGCGACGCGCACGGCAAGCGCGTCGTCGGCGCCTACTTGATGGATGCGCACAGCCACGAGGTGGTGGCCGAGCCCGCAGCAGCGGTGGTGCTGGCTACCGGTGGCGCCAACATGGTTTACCTCTACTCCAGCAACCCCAGCGGCGCCAGCGGCGACGGCATCGCCATGGCCTGGCGCGCGGGCTGCCGGGTGGCGAACATGGAATTCATGCAGTTCCACCCGACCTGCCTCTTCCACCCTACCGCGCGCTCGCTGCTGATCAGCGAGGCACTGCGCGGCGAAGGCGCCGTGCTCCAGCTTCCCGATGGCACGCGCTTCATGCCGCGCTTCGATGAGCGCGCGGAACTGGCGCCACGCGACATCGTGGCGCGGGCCATCGATCACGAAATGAAGCGCCTGGGTGCGGACCATCTCTGGCTGGATATTTCGCACCGTGACGCCGATTTCATCCGCAGCCACTTCCCCTCCATTCATGCGCGCTGCGCCGAGCTGGGCATCGACATCACGCGCGAACCCATCCCCATCGTGCCGGCAGCGCACTACACCTGCGGCGGCGTGCTCAGCGACGCCGCCGGACGCACCGACCTCGCCGGCCTCTATGCCATTGGCGAGGTCGCCTGCACCGGCCTGCACGGCGCCAACCGCATGGCCTCCAACTCTTTGCTCGAATGCCTGGTCATGGCCGAGGGCGCGGCAACAGACATCACAGAACGGCGACCGGCGCCCGACGGAGCTTCGCTGGCGCCGTGGGACGCATCGCGCGTCACCGATTCCGACGAGGACGTCGTCATCTCGCACAACTGGCAGGAGCTGCGCCGCTTCATGTGGGACTACGTCGGTATCGTGCGCACCGACAAGCGGCTGAGTCGGGCCGCGCACCGCGTTGCGCTGCTACAGAGCGAGATCGAGGAGTTCTACGGCAACTTCCACATCAGCCCGGATCTCATCGAGCTGCGCAACCTGGTGACGGTCTCGGACCTGATCGTGCGCTCGGCGCGAGTCCGGGACGAGAGTCGCGGCCTGCATTACACCCTCGATCACCCGGCACCGCATCCCGATGCGCGCTGGAGCCTGCTCGCCCCCGGCGAAGAGACACCGAAACTGCTGCCAATCGCCGAGAGCAGGCTCGCCAGCTAGTCGCAGCGCGGCTTTGACGCGTCGCCGGGCCCCATGCTGCCGTCGACCTCGGGCCAGCGCTGCGGCACCATGCGCAGCGCGCTGCGCTCGTACCCCATGCCCGCTATTCGCTGCAGCGCCGCCTCCAGCGCCTGCGGGGGCATGGCTGCTTCGCGGTGCATCAACCACACGTAGTCGCGCGCGCTGCGCGCGATGATCGTGGTCTGGTAATCCTCGCCCAGCCAGGCGACGATGTACTCGGCGCGGAAGGGCCAGAGGAACTGCATGCCCCACTCAGCGTAACCGCTTCCGGCATCCGGAAAGCCGGTGGGGCGCAGGATCTCGCGCTGGCCGTCGAAGCCGCGCTCGCGGAAGCGAAAAACCGTAGCGACGCGTCCATCGGGGCACAAGCCATAACGCTCCACGGCGTTGAAGGCGTCGCGCTCGGGTGCCGTCGGGGCATGAGCGATGACGTACCAGTCGCCCATGAAGCGATCGATATCCACTGCCTCGGCACGCGGCAACGGCGGCACGCCCTTGGGCGCCGAGGCGCAGGCCGCCAGCAGCGCTGTCGCGACGATCAGCAGTGCGCGCCTCATTGCGCTCGCTCGCCGTCGTGGGCTTCGGTAGCGAGACGCATGCGCAGCCGGTGCAGTGGCTCCGGCTCGGCTTCGTCGCCGAGCAGCACACGCGCCACGCGACCGCCACCGGTACGGAAGCGCAGAACCGGTACCGGTCCGCGCACGACGCTCATCGGCAACAGTTCGGCCGGCTGCAGCTCGCCGTCGGAAAAGGCCAGCTGCCAGCTGCCGTCCTCACGCCAGAGCAGGCGGCTCGGCGAACGGCTGCCGAAGCCCAGCGCCGGATGCCGGCGCGCGTACAGCCAGGAGGCAGCCACGCCCAGCGCCGCCAGCGCCATACCCACGCCGTCCGGCATGGCCAGCATGAGCAGGATCAGCGCGCCGGCGTGCAACAGGCTGAGCGCAGCAACGCCGCGCACGCTGTGGCCGAGAGCGACGTCAACGGTAGGCACGGAGCGCATCAATCAGCTCGCTCATGGCCCCTTCCGGTGCCGGGGCGTAGCCCATCAGCCACGACCAGATATCCGGGTCCTCTCGCAGCAGCAGCTCGTCGAAGGCCGCGCGATGGACCTCGGAGGCCGAAAGATAGTTGGCCTCGGCCCAGCGCGTCAGCACCAGGTCGAGCTCCTTCATGCCCCGGCGCATACGCCAGTGCAGATGCTTGGGAAGGGCGGTCTCACTCATGGGTGGCAGTATATCGGCCGCGCTCGGCGCGCTGCCCGCCCGAGGCCTCAATCGTCGAAGCGGATCACCTGCCGCACGGCCTCGGCACGCGCCAATCGGTCGAAGGCTGCGTTGATACCGTCCAGAGCGAGCTCGTGCGTGAGCAGCTTATCCACCGGCAGCCGGCCGGCACGGTAAAGCGAGAGAAAACGCGGCACGTCGCGCGAGACCACCGCCGAGCCCATGTAGCTGCCACGCAGTGTGCGTTCCTCGGCAACCAGGCTCACCGCCGGAATGCTGAGCATGCGCTCGGGATGCGGCAGGCCCACCGTCACGGTCTGACCGCCGCGCACGGTAGCGAAATAGGCCTGCTCAAGCACCTTCTCACTGCCCACCGTCTCGACGGCGTGCGCGGCACCGCCGCCGGTATGCGCGCGCACTGCCTCGACGGCATCCTCTGCGGTGGGGTCGACCACATGCGTCGCGCCCAGCGACAGCGCCAATTCGCGCTTGGCGGCGACCGGATCAACCGCCACCACCGGCCAGGCACCGGCAGCGATCGCGCCGAGCAACGCGGCGAGCCCGACGCCCCCCATGCCGAAGACCGCGACCGACTCGCCGGGACGAACAGCGGCGGTGTTGACCGCGGCACCGACGCCGGTCATGACCGCGCAACCGAAGAGCGCGGCAATCTCCACGGGTAGATCGGGGTCGATGCGCACAGCCGAGCGCGTGGAAACCACTGTGCGCTCGGCAAAGGCCGAGACGCCGAGGTGGTGGTGGCACTCCGCGCCGTCACTATCGCGCCAGCGGCGGGCGCCGGAGAGCAGCGTCCCGGCGCTATTGGCGGCCGCGCCGGGAACGCAGAGAACAGGCCGCCCTTCGGCGCAGTAGGAACATGTACCGCAGGCCGGCACGAAGGAAAAGACCACGCGGTCGCCCGGTGCGAAGTCGGCGACATCCGGGCCGACGGCCTCGACGTCACCGGCAGCCTC of Algiphilus aromaticivorans DG1253 contains these proteins:
- the lepA gene encoding translation elongation factor 4 codes for the protein MQQTRIRNFSIIAHIDHGKSTLADRFIQLCHGLEEREMQEQVLDNNPIERERGITIKSQAITLHFTARDGIEYQLNLIDTPGHVDFSYEVSRSLASCEGALLIVDASQGVEAQTVANCYTAVDQDLEVITVLNKVDLPNADCERVITEIEDIIGIEARDALRISAKTGEGVTEVLESLVEKVPPPEGSAEAPVQALIIDSWFDNYLGVISLVRVVNGRLSKGQRIRVMATGRDHEISMLGRNTPKRNELDALETGEVGFVVAGIKDIDGAPVGDTLTDARHPCDKRLPGFREIQPRVFAGIFPVSSDDFEELRDALSKLRLNDSALSYEPESSTALGFGFRCGFLGMLHMEIVQERLEREYNIDLITTAPSVVYECALHDGSTKSVQNPAELPDSGLIMELREPIITARILMPERCIGAVMQLCMEKRAGEPELHYHGSQVQMVVDMPLAEVVLDFFDRLKSVSRGYASFEYDFKHFAVAELVRLDVLVNGERVDALSTICHRDMAYDRGRGLCERMQELIPRQMFDVAIQAAIGSRILARTTVKALRKNVTAKCYGGDVSRKRKLLEKQKEGKKRMKQVGNVEIPQSAFLAILNVDRR
- a CDS encoding glutaredoxin family protein, whose product is MNGPCLLTRPGCDLCDEFHAEWHAAFPGIELPRLNVDRDPALRQRFGGTIPVLLDESDREVCRVCFDRLACEPLAVRMGRDS
- a CDS encoding DegQ family serine endoprotease — translated: MRARNACLAAAAALTLAACSSSEPTTSGLPDFSDIARDAGPSVVNIATISRSNGDAASGGLPFGLEESPFGDWFRDRFGDEGADRPSRSLGSGFVLWDDYVLTNHHVVRNADEIIVRLADRRELEAEVVGSDERSDLALLKLDADNVQPVRIGNSEALEVGNWVVAIGSPFGFEQTVTAGIVSAKGRSLSSGQYVPFIQTDVAINQGNSGGPLFNLNGEVVGINSQIYSQTGGFQGISFAIPIDMAISVAEQLRDEGSVARGWLGVVIQEVTRDLAMSFGLDRPRGALVTRVLPDGPAADAGIREGDVILRFDGEKVPRSAALPALVGASKPGSEAEVELLRDGDRRSLEVTVGRLEESAVRDDAAPKPKPPVDAGVLGMRVQPLSDVEREDAGVMGSGVRVVEVREGPAAAAGIRRNDIILSVAGSEVDSASRLSELVERQTPGRSVPFLVQRGGSPLFIAVRIPE
- a CDS encoding SoxR reducing system RseC family protein, with amino-acid sequence MIEERAIVTRIDADQVYVQALNMGNCKRCAEGRGCGGGLLGRLGRHRRHAIPVTTKIADLQSGDPVVVGIGSDALLRASVMVYLMPLVGMIGMGAVARLGLGAGDLLVAAFAVAGLAGGLLYVRWKSESVDASQFRPVVLRRDRFGADSCPRLNDEY
- a CDS encoding MucB/RseB C-terminal domain-containing protein, whose translation is MMRRQLGFLVLLGLPLWGWAESPEPAELIARMSEAVRTQTYSGTVVYSSDARMETLRVLHEFRNGEVRERLSSLTGDAREIYRNNEEVICVLPEQKIITVDRRAHQAASLLPSLRQDNITAMADRYRFEHLGEKRIAGRMCEGVRVSPRDDMRYGYEYWLDAETSLPLRVIVLNPDGERIEEMMFTDITFGEHFDDARFERDSASDDYRVIRHADESPRLRVPARWSLRESPPGFRKISHSVRKGADDRVPVEHFLFSDGLATISVYGANAADGRLDDMAPQSSRMGALNVASRVIDGHQVTVVGEVPAVTVQWVVDRLSLESAQSDTAAAFEPLPEPVGEAGDD
- a CDS encoding sigma-E factor negative regulatory protein; amino-acid sequence: MQQNDELFSALLDGELAPDEIDTLIEALDREPGAAGTAARWSAIGAGMRGQGSSPGSILGGVRAAIDAEPLRPRVSSLGAAREQRRMRRRWALPATGLAAAASIALAVLLLPTVMQEGAPLQPAADVAGGAVVARVADDGAVAEQSSSSSTTQTRLAAGEPAHRVREEILNTYFIEYASHRSAQGIGGPLGYARYAAHNADIPSAQPR
- the rpoE gene encoding RNA polymerase sigma factor RpoE; translation: MTEELLDEELVRRAQDGQPRAFDLLVMRHQAKVVQLVSRFVGEGDAPDVAQEAFIKAYRALPKFKGDSAFYTWLYRIAINTAKNQLVSRKRRPQAQDIDAQDAELYGHTEQMSDIDTPEAQLLTGEIQQAVINAIDELPPDLKQAITLRELEGLSYEEIAEAMDCPIGTVRSRIFRARAVVDEVLAPLIDKPSQRSG
- the nadB gene encoding L-aspartate oxidase, encoding MQKAEVLILGSGAAGLACALRLAEQGVRSTVVSKTELCSGATLWAQGGISAVLDAADSLESHVADTVQAGGGLCDPELVRRVVARGPACIEWLVERGVVFTPDETGGDGRLHLTREGGHSFRRIVHAADATGAAVATTLADLVLAEPLITVRENAFAVDLIRDAHGKRVVGAYLMDAHSHEVVAEPAAAVVLATGGANMVYLYSSNPSGASGDGIAMAWRAGCRVANMEFMQFHPTCLFHPTARSLLISEALRGEGAVLQLPDGTRFMPRFDERAELAPRDIVARAIDHEMKRLGADHLWLDISHRDADFIRSHFPSIHARCAELGIDITREPIPIVPAAHYTCGGVLSDAAGRTDLAGLYAIGEVACTGLHGANRMASNSLLECLVMAEGAATDITERRPAPDGASLAPWDASRVTDSDEDVVISHNWQELRRFMWDYVGIVRTDKRLSRAAHRVALLQSEIEEFYGNFHISPDLIELRNLVTVSDLIVRSARVRDESRGLHYTLDHPAPHPDARWSLLAPGEETPKLLPIAESRLAS
- a CDS encoding lipocalin family protein, whose amino-acid sequence is MRRALLIVATALLAACASAPKGVPPLPRAEAVDIDRFMGDWYVIAHAPTAPERDAFNAVERYGLCPDGRVATVFRFRERGFDGQREILRPTGFPDAGSGYAEWGMQFLWPFRAEYIVAWLGEDYQTTIIARSARDYVWLMHREAAMPPQALEAALQRIAGMGYERSALRMVPQRWPEVDGSMGPGDASKPRCD
- a CDS encoding FAD assembly factor SdhE, which produces MSETALPKHLHWRMRRGMKELDLVLTRWAEANYLSASEVHRAAFDELLLREDPDIWSWLMGYAPAPEGAMSELIDALRAYR
- a CDS encoding zinc-dependent alcohol dehydrogenase family protein, giving the protein MTTITRGAVLREMGAAQPYAETRPLKIETLELAPPGPGEIQVRVRAAGICHSDLSVVNGSRPRPMPMVLGHEAAGDVEAVGPDVADFAPGDRVVFSFVPACGTCSYCAEGRPVLCVPGAAANSAGTLLSGARRWRDSDGAECHHHLGVSAFAERTVVSTRSAVRIDPDLPVEIAALFGCAVMTGVGAAVNTAAVRPGESVAVFGMGGVGLAALLGAIAAGAWPVVAVDPVAAKRELALSLGATHVVDPTAEDAVEAVRAHTGGGAAHAVETVGSEKVLEQAYFATVRGGQTVTVGLPHPERMLSIPAVSLVAEERTLRGSYMGSAVVSRDVPRFLSLYRAGRLPVDKLLTHELALDGINAAFDRLARAEAVRQVIRFDD